The Haloarchaeobius sp. HME9146 genome includes a region encoding these proteins:
- a CDS encoding YeiH family protein, whose protein sequence is MTEGSGADVADSPTLVGSLRSYLPGVAALVCIGFVARFLSDVVPHVNALIAAVAIGILLRNLVGVPDRLSPGAETHKLWLEAGIVLMGARISIETLLDAGAELALVVALGVVATILLVELLAAFLFDVPQKLGSLLAAGAGICGVSAVVGVAGSIRANEEQIAYAAGTILLFDVVTLFVYPAIGEWLGLADRVFGVWAGLTMYSTGPVTAAGFAVSETAGQWATVTKLTRNLLLGGLVAVYSVRYARRGEDRESTVSPAALWASFPKFVIGFFAVMVLTSTALVSSADTTQLTNAYRWLFLFAFAGLGLSVDVADLRETGVRPVALVLTALVLVSVASLVVIQALLG, encoded by the coding sequence GTGACAGAAGGCAGTGGCGCTGACGTGGCTGATTCCCCCACTCTCGTGGGGAGCCTGCGGTCGTACCTCCCCGGCGTCGCTGCACTCGTCTGCATCGGTTTCGTGGCTCGCTTTCTGAGCGACGTTGTTCCGCACGTCAACGCCCTCATCGCGGCGGTCGCCATCGGCATTCTGCTGCGGAATCTCGTCGGCGTCCCCGACCGGCTATCACCCGGCGCCGAGACGCACAAGCTCTGGCTCGAGGCTGGCATCGTCCTGATGGGTGCGCGGATCTCCATCGAGACGTTGCTCGACGCTGGCGCTGAACTCGCGCTCGTGGTCGCCCTCGGCGTCGTCGCGACCATTCTCCTCGTCGAACTCCTCGCCGCCTTCCTCTTCGACGTGCCCCAGAAACTCGGCTCGCTGCTGGCCGCCGGCGCAGGAATCTGTGGTGTCTCGGCGGTCGTCGGCGTCGCGGGGAGCATCCGCGCGAACGAGGAACAGATCGCCTACGCCGCTGGCACCATCCTCCTGTTCGACGTCGTCACCTTGTTCGTCTACCCGGCCATCGGCGAGTGGCTCGGCCTCGCAGACCGCGTCTTTGGCGTCTGGGCCGGCCTGACGATGTACAGCACGGGCCCCGTCACGGCCGCCGGCTTCGCAGTCTCGGAGACGGCCGGCCAGTGGGCCACCGTCACGAAGCTCACACGAAACCTGTTGCTCGGCGGCCTCGTCGCGGTCTACTCCGTGCGGTACGCAAGGCGTGGAGAAGACCGAGAATCGACCGTCTCTCCTGCGGCCCTCTGGGCCTCCTTCCCGAAGTTCGTCATCGGTTTCTTCGCCGTCATGGTCCTCACATCGACCGCGCTCGTCTCGTCCGCCGATACGACCCAGCTGACCAACGCCTACCGCTGGCTGTTCCTGTTCGCGTTCGCCGGTCTGGGCCTGAGCGTCGACGTGGCGGACCTCCGAGAGACGGGGGTCCGCCCCGTTGCACTAGTACTCACCGCGCTGGTGCTCGTCAGCGTCGCCTCGCTGGTCGTGATACAGGCACTGCTGGGGTAG